TATCGCGCCGGCAGGCTTGAGACCTACAGCATCGATGAGGTGAGGGCTCACTGTGGCCTGGCGAATTGATTTCACGAGGAACGCCGACAAGGCGATGCGCAAGCTGGACAGGGGCATCGCCGCGAGGATATTCGAAGAGCTTGACGAGATAGCGAAGCTCGAAGACCCGAGAGTCAGGGGCAAGTCCCTGACGGGGAACCTAGCGGGCGTGTGGCGCTACAGGGTCGGCGACTATCGGATTCTGTGC
This sequence is a window from Ruminococcus hominis. Protein-coding genes within it:
- a CDS encoding type II toxin-antitoxin system RelE family toxin, with product MAWRIDFTRNADKAMRKLDRGIAARIFEELDEIAKLEDPRVRGKSLTGNLAGVWRYRVGDYRILCDIDDGRLVILVVDVAHRREVYKRR